A DNA window from Coffea arabica cultivar ET-39 chromosome 6c, Coffea Arabica ET-39 HiFi, whole genome shotgun sequence contains the following coding sequences:
- the LOC113694240 gene encoding FT-interacting protein 1-like, with the protein MHAQAPSTRPDDYNIKDTKPQLGERWPHGGVRGGGGWISSERITSTYDLVEQMYYLYVRVVKAKDLPTNPVTGSCDPYVEVKLGNYKGKTQRFEKKTNPEWNQVFAFSKEKIQSSMLEVFVRDREMVARDDYLGKVVFDMNEVPTRVPPDSPLAPQWYRLEHRRGDSKVKGEIMLAVWMGTQADEAFPESWHSDAATVQGEGVYSVRSKVYVSPKLWYLRVNIIEAQDVESQDKSQLPQVFVKAQVGNQILKTKLCPTRTTSPFWNEDLIFVAAEPFEEQLVLTVENKASPTKDELVGRKSLPLNIFERRLDHRPVHSSWFNLEKFGFGVLEADRRKEHKFSTRIHIRACLEGAYHVLDESTMYISDQRPTARQLWKQPVGILEVGILSAQGLQPMKTKDGRGTTDAYCVAKYGQKWVRTRTIVESFSPKWNEQYTWEVYDPCTVITLGVFDNCHLGGNEKPAAGGGPGRDSRIGKVRIRLSTLETDRIYTHSYPLLVLQPSGVKKMGELQIAFRFTCLSLTHMIYLYGRPLLPKMHYLHPFTVSQLDSLRYEAMNIVASRLGRAEPPLRKEVVEYMLDVDSHMWSMRRSKANFFRIVSLFTGMVSMSKWLGEVRHWKNPVTSVLVHVLFCILICYPELILPTIFLYMFLIGIWNYRFRPRHPPHMDTKLSWAEAVHPDELDEEFDTFPTSKPQDVIRMRYDRLRSVAGKIQTVVGDMATQGERLHALLSWRDPRATCLFIVFCLCTAIILYVTPFKLVTLLAGFYFLRHPRFRSKMPSIPSNLFRRLPSAADSML; encoded by the coding sequence ATGCATGCTCAGGCACCTTCAACTCGGCCAGATGACTACAACATCAAGGACACAAAACCCCAGCTTGGGGAACGATGGCCGCATGGGGGAGTACGTGGTGGTGGAGGGTGGATTAGCAGTGAAAGAATCACAAGCACTTATGATCTTGTCGAACAGATGTATTACCTTTATGTTCGAGTGGTCAAAGCCAAAGACTTGCCCACAAACCCTGTGACTGGAAGCTGTGATCCATATGTGGAGGTGAAACTCGGGAATTACAAAGGTAAAACACAGCGTTTTGAGAAGAAGACGAACCCTGAATGGAACCAAGTTTTTGCATTCTCAAAAGAGAAGATTCAGTCTTCGATGCTTGAAGTTTTTGTCAGAGACCGAGAGATGGTAGCAAGAGATGATTATCTAGGGAAGGTGGTCTTTGACATGAATGAAGTGCCCACGAGGGTTCCACCAGATAGCCCTCTAGCACCGCAGTGGTACAGACTAGAGCACCGGCGAGGAGACAGCAAGGTAAAGGGGGAGATTATGCTTGCAGTTTGGATGGGAACACAAGCTGATGAAGCTTTCCCAGAATCATGGCACTCAGATGCTGCTACAGTTCAAGGAGAAGGTGTATACAGTGTCAGATCAAAGGTGTATGTTTCACCCAAATTATGGTACTTGAGAGTCAACATAATCGAAGCACAGGATGTTGAATCTCAGGACAAGAGTCAACTCCCTCAGGTTTTTGTCAAGGCTCAAGTTGGAAACCAGATACTCAAGACCAAACTATGTCCAACTCGGACAACTAGTCCATTCTGGAATGAAGACTTAATCTTTGTAGCAGCCGAGCCTTTTGAAGAGCAGCTGGTACTTACAGTTGAAAACAAAGCAAGCCCAACGAAAGATGAACTTGTAGGCAGGAAAAGCTTGCCACTTAACATCTTTGAAAGAAGGTTAGATCACCGGCCAGTTCATTCTAGCTGGTTCAACCTCGAAAAGTTTGGGTTCGGAGTTCTGGAGGCAGATAGGAGAAAGGAGCACAAATTCTCTACTAGGATTCATATCCGAGCCTGTCTTGAAGGTGCTTACCATGTACTAGATGAATCAACTATGTACATAAGTGATCAGCGCCCTACTGCTCGCCAGTTATGGAAGCAGCCAGTTGGGATCCTAGAAGTGGGGATCTTAAGTGCACAAGGGCTACAACCAATGAAAACTAAGGATGGTCGAGGAACAACAGATGCATACTGTGTAGCTAAATATGGACAGAAGTGGGTAAGAACCAGAACAATTGTTGAAAGCTTCAGTCCTAAATGGAATGAACAATACACCTGGGAAGTTTATGACCCTTGTACAGTTATCACACTGGGGGTTTTTGATAACTGCCACTTGGGAGGCAACGAAAAACCAGCGGCTGGAGGTGGACCTGGAAGGGACTCCAGAATTGGAAAGGTGAGAATCAGGCTATCAACACTTGAAACAGACAGGATTTATACCCATTCTTACCCACTTCTGGTTCTGCAACCATCAGGGGTTAAGAAAATGGGTGAACTTCAAATTGCCTTTCGCTTTACCTGCTTATCACTTACACATATGATATACCTTTATGGTCGTCCATTACTGCCAAAAATGCATTATCTGCATCCGTTCACTGTAAGCCAATTAGACAGTTTGAGATATGAAGCCATGAACATAGTAGCATCCAGGCTCGGACGAGCTGAGCCTCCATTAAGGAAAGAGGTTGTGGAATACATGCTTGATGTAGATTCCCACATGTGGAGCATGAGAAGAAGCAAAGCAAACTTCTTCAGAATTGTTTCCCTCTTCACAGGCATGGTGTCCATGAGTAAATGGCTTGGTGAAGTTCGTCACTGGAAAAACCCAGTGACCTCCGTTCTAGTGCATGTCCTATTCTGCATATTGATATGCTACCCTGAGCTGATCcttccaaccatttttctttaCATGTTCCTCATTGGAATATGGAATTACCGATTCAGGCCAAGGCATCCTCCACATATGGACACTAAACTTTCATGGGCTGAAGCGGTTCATCCAGATGAACTAGATGAAGAATTTGACACTTTTCCCACATCCAAACCTCAAGATGTTATAAGGATGAGGTATGATAGACTTCGTAGTGTGGCAGGAAAAATCCAAACTGTAGTTGGAGATATGGCAACTCAAGGGGAGAGGCTTCATGCTCTGCTTAGCTGGAGAGATCCAAGAGCCACCTGCCTCTTCATAGTCTTCTGCCTATGCACAGCAATAATTCTTTATGTCACACCTTTCAAACTAGTGACTCTGCTAGCAGGCTTCTACTTTCTGCGTCACCCAAGATTCAGGAGCAAGATGCCTTCAATACCCAGCAACCTCTTCAGAAGATTGCCCTCTGCAGCTGATAGCATGCTCTAA
- the LOC140007998 gene encoding putative germin-like protein 2-1 has translation MATSIVFSTLLAFCFCYVSLAFDPQPLQDFCVADVGGAVRVNGVVCKDPKKVTAEDFFFSGLQEPGNTSNPSGSWVTPVFAAQLPGLNTLGISMARIDYAPWGINPPHTHPRATEILTVLEGSLHVGFVTSAPENRLFTKVLQKGDVFVFPAGLIHFQRNVGYTNAVAIAALNSQNPGVISVAANVFGSNPPISSDALAKAFQVDRNIVETIQSKF, from the exons ATGGCAACTTCAATTGTTTTCTCAACTCTTCTTGCTTTTTGTTTCTGTTACGTTTCCCTTGCATTTGATCCTCAACCTTTGCAAGATTTCTGTGTAGCTGACGTTGGCGGCGCAG TTAGAGTGAATGGCGTGGTATGCAAAGATCCCAAGAAAGTAACAGCGGAAGATTTCTTCTTCAGTGGATTGCAGGAACCCGGCAACACCTCGAACCCGTCTGGCTCCTGGGTCACCCCAGTGTTTGCAGCTCAACTTCCGGGACTCAACACACTTGGCATCTCAATGGCGCGCATTGACTATGCTCCCTGGGGAATCAACCCTCCTCACACCCATCCCAGAGCCACTGAAATCCTCACTGTTCTTGAAGGTTCTCTCCATGTTGGATTCGTCACTTCCGCTCCTGAGAATCGCCTGTTCACCAAGGTCCTTCAAAAGGGTGATGTTTTTGTCTTTCCGGCAGGACTCATCCATTTCCAGAGAAACGTGGGATATACAAATGCTGTTGCCATAGCTGCTCTAAACAGTCAAAATCCGGGTGTCATATCGGTTGCAGCCAATGTCTTTGGATCTAATCCACCCATCAGTAGTGATGCTCTCGCCAAGGCATTCCAAGTCGACAGGAATATTGTGGAGACAATTCAATCAAAGTTCTAA
- the LOC113691876 gene encoding putative germin-like protein 2-1, producing MATSIVFSTLLALCFCYVSFAFDPQPLQDFCVADAGGAVRVNGVVCKDPKKVTAEDFFFSGLQKPGNTLNPSGSRVTPVFAAQLPGLNTLGISMARIDYAPWGINPPHTHPRATEILTVLEGSLHVGFVTSAPENRLFTKVLQKGDVFVFPAGLIHFQRNVGYTNAVAIAGLNSQNPGVISVAANVFGSNPRISSDVLAKAFQVDRNIVETIQSKF from the exons ATGGCAACTTCAATTGTTTTCTCAACTCTTCTTGCTCTTTGTTTCTGTTACGTTTCCTTTGCATTTGATCCTCAACCTTTGCAAGATTTCTGTGTAGCTGATGCTGGCGGCGCAG TTAGAGTGAATGGTGTGGTATGCAAAGATCCCAAGAAAGTAACAGCGGAAGATTTCTTCTTCAGTGGATTGCAAAAACCCGGCAACACCTTGAACCCGTCTGGCTCCAGGGTCACCCCAGTATTTGCAGCTCAACTTCCGGGACTCAACACACTTGGCATCTCAATGGCGCGCATTGACTATGCGCCCTGGGGAATCAACCCTCCTCACACCCATCCCAGAGCCACTGAAATCCTCACTGTTCTTGAAGGTTCTCTCCATGTTGGATTCGTCACTTCCGCTCCAGAGAATCGCCTGTTCACCAAGGTCCTCCAAAAGGGTGACGTTTTCGTCTTTCCGGCAGGACTCATCCATTTCCAGAGAAACGTGGGATACACAAATGCTGTTGCCATAGCTGGTCTAAACAGCCAAAATCCGGGTGTCATATCCGTTGCAGCCAATGTCTTTGGATCCAATCCGCGCATCAGTAGTGATGTTCTCGCCAAGGCATTCCAAGTCGACAGAAATATTGTGGAGACAATCCAATCAAAGTTCTAA